In the genome of Triplophysa dalaica isolate WHDGS20190420 chromosome 17, ASM1584641v1, whole genome shotgun sequence, the window CCCTCAAACTGCTGCAGGGGAAGACGGCGATCTGCCCTTATTTGGCTGTCCAATGCACAGATACACAATGTTGACAGAAAACAGGTAACGACCTTCATATCTTCTGATAGCTTGGAATTGTTCATGCTTTTTGTTGCAACGTGCACTGGTCTTGCATGAGTTACCACGAAGGCTTCTGCTGTTACCAGTGTATGCAGATCTGCTGTGCTGCTTGATGTCTGGTGGTTATTTTTAGATGTTCTTTCAGAAGTCTGATCCTCTTGACTAGATGCTATATCTGTTAAATGATTCGGTGGTGAATCTGAGCATCAAGACAGCTCTTGTGTTGGTGAcgttttttataatgaaataatctTAATTCTGAGTCATAATCATGCAGTGGGCATATTGATGACTAATGGTTCACTCAAATGTGCAATGGTCCAGCGCTGGAGAAATGTTTCGCAGCAGCTGTTGGCAGTATTAAAAGGCCCTTGCTGCAGATTCTGCAATAGTCTGTAATAGTCTGAAACACCTCAAACGGGCTTGGTTGTGCGATGCTGATGTGAATTACTCCATGCATGTTAAATAAACCTTGTGCTAATGGAGCGGTGAAGGAAACTTTATGGTGATGATCTCTGTCAACAGGAAACGCAGACGCAGCTGTGATGGGGAGGAGGAGTCTCAGGTTTTGCCACAGGCGAAAAGGTCCGGAGGTTACTCCTTTCTTCCTGAGGTTGGCCGTGATGTCTGGGACTCTGAGGTAGGCTACGTTGAACAAGACAACTCGTTGACACTTCAAGTTCATTCTTATACTTATAATAAGTATCGTAGTAGTATTcctttctttatattttctgtatatagTATGTATACTGTACTCTTTATGCACATATTCTACattttcatacagtatatgttagATGAACACAATTTGACTTGACATTTCCGAAATCTCTTCAAGCTAAGCCACCATTTTTGGTGGCCATATTTGCAACGTCTCTAGGCAGgtattttagattagattagattagattcaactttattgtcattacacatatataaGTACAgcgtaacgaaatgtagtttagcactaaccagaagtgcaattagaaTTAGTCCTAAAAGACCAAGTCCGTCCCATCTAATCACTGGCCAAGCTTACATATATTTCTGTCCAACAATTAAACCTGGACttatttttgtttcctttattCAGATTGGGCTAAAAAGTCCTCCTTTGCTATTGTGGCTGTATTAAACATTGCCCTTTTTCTCATTCATCGAACTAGAACTagcaacaatttttttatgcaaCTGGTGCCatgtaatttatatatataaaatatattagcTTGCTTAAAAAGATATATACATCATGGTTTGTTTACAATTGTGTTGTATGTAAACAATTATGTGAATATGTTATGAGGATTCACAATTTGAATTGCTCACTTTAAAGATCGCgtatcacaggcagtttctgccaatctcgttccaatcttgagtgcctatacagtagtatcACATAAGACGTatcttcaaaaagtatttaatatgATCCCagttataaaagagagatacagcggTACGATTATTTCTAGAAAAACACGagctgctagaggtgggactagtggagagagtgggatggaactacagcacgagcaagcaacacatcatcacattattcccttcgtgttttgtacattacGCACGTACACttcgattgccaacaaaacacaaacgtaTGACTTGACTTTCagtgtgcagttcatgtccggcatctttcaGCACTGGGTCCGCGCTGTCTATCAGTTtcaacgatctccaaatccagcgttatatccacgtttatataacatccatcactgaaatgccctAAACAAAtagacacacctaaacttcacaATCGCAAGAGTAACAAGCTGCAGCCATCTATTTTGACGCAGCTCAGATAaccttgatggtaagcgggtgTCGCCCGTCGGCcctttctttcgccttgccgtgcATTTCCAGGAGAATGGCCCATTAATGGAATATTTCGGGATCCAGAGAACAAGTTGGAATGCTGGGGGAGTGAATCGAGTTCAGAAATactacgtccaactcgtttttgagcaagttgaccatgttaagcatgagatgccagcacgtttaacagtgtaaagaagtcagaatgcatgacatagcatgatacAATTGTATCACATAAAATTGTGGAAAACTGCTAACAGTCACAATAAACTGTTTATTGAATTCAACTCTTGTGTTGAATAAACTGCAAGTAATATCAGCTTTCTCTCAATTCAATACATTCTTTTCTTCCCAACAGTCTTCCAGCAGTGACAGCAGTGGGATTAGCAGTCCAGAGCAGATGACTGCGGCCAACTCCAGCATTCAGAGCAGTGACCAAAGACAACTCCATGTTTCCCAGGCTCCCTGCAGCCCCCTTACCCCCACCCTCACAGAAGATCCGGCCATCTCCTTGAGCCAAGACAACGTCTTGTACGACCACATCAACCGCATCTTGAGAGAGGCACACTTTAATAGCCTGCAGACTCGTAGTCAGCAGGGGCCGACGTGATTGCCAGCGATTCTTCTGACAGCCTTTGGCATAATGTACAGGGGACCTGTGAGAGGGACATTAGGGGCCAGTTTAAGGCCTGGCACAAACGGAAGCCCTCTAAATGTGTTTATCTTTTTGCAGCACTTTTTTCATGTTCATAGTGGTTGTGTGGGGCTCTACTTGACGTGTTGACCATGAATGTCACATAGGTGCTATATAAAAGTAATATCAACATTGAGTCCATCTTAAAAATATTGCAAGTTCTAACAAGACTATATGAGCTCTGTCCCGTTTATTCTACTAGGCCGCATGGTGCTGTTCAGAGGATGgatcttgtttgtttttctttttttgtcttagAACATACATTGTACCACTCTTGCACTTTTTTGCaacttaaataattattttaagaccttaaaaatattaaaatgaaaactaaaccATTTGATTATGTTCGCAGCCATGCTTTGAATGTGAATTGGTCATTCCTGGAAGAATTGTGTGTCTACGGAATATCTGAATATCTAAAACTCAGGTCTAGGGGATTCTCCGTGTGCCATGAAGTGGTTGTTCCTGTTCCTTAGGAGAGGCTTTTGGACTATTGGGCTAAAATTTCATGATTGCATGTTAGACTATGGTCTGTCGACGATATCTAGCTCTTTGTCTGAGAAGGAAGGTTTAAGACGGGTTTTTTAGGTGCAAACTGAAAGTGGaactaaaaaatatttggacACGTATAAAGAACAGTATGAATATCAATGCATTAGATCAAGTTATTTGTTGTAAAGATAGGACAAGAATTCCTTTTGAagtaaaacacatttgtcagattGTAAAGCGAGATCATGAAATTTACTGTTTAAAATCTATGACACTTGTGTCTCCATTGGTTTAGGTTGAGgttaaatgaaaatgcagaGTTTGTTTTGACATCTACAGTAGATGCATTATTGCAGCTGCTTGGTTTGATATCTTAATCTAATGTATATGAATTAAATTCATACGAACAAGTCAAACACTTATACAGGAAAAGGGCTTGAAATAGTTTTGTCAGTCCCTGGGTTCTGGTGTAACGTGAGGACTTGTCTTCTATGGGCACGCCATAAAAAAAGACCTAAAGTAAGCCTACACCCAACTCAGCCCTCTACAGTGCTCCAAAGTCCTATCATTACTCATTAACACAACCCATTTTGCTTTTGTATCCATTGTTCGAACAACATATACAATGGCTCATATTATTTCAGAAAGGCATTGTAAACAAGTATGACGCAGTGGtcttacaaaatgaaaatgcacagAACCTTCGCAGTCGGCTTTACTCCTGTTTAGACGTTTTACATCTTGTCTGAGGAACCTCTCAAACAGGTTTAATTGTTTAAGCCCAGGCACTGTGTGAACGTCTATTAGCTTTTGATGATGAGAATCATCCCTGCGATCAACATTCTGTTTTATATGTAGGACTGTACATAATACATAGCTAGCAaatttacaggttttgaaatcattgttattttatgaaatgttgctctaatgtaaataaaaataaagtttttcttaaatataagtATATTTGAGTGTCTGATCACATACGAGAACATTAAGACACTGAAATCAGCTTTTTCTCATTCATCAGCATTAAATACTATAACACTTTACCTCACACACAAGACAGCAGTATTATGCACATGTTTGTACATAATTTAGACAGTTAAAGTTTTGGCAAGATAACACTGTTCTTTGTGAGTGTCAATGTTTGTTCTTGGACTATACAAACTGGAAGACTTTGGcacggtttcacagacacggcttcgcttaagccaggactatgccttagttgaattaagatatttgtgTTGCTTTTATGAAAATGACGTTACTATCGTggatcttgagacaaaacaatggcactgatatattttaagatatttctgtgcaagctatattcagttaagacaggtcacaaaTTC includes:
- the si:dkey-21c1.1 gene encoding protein FAM104A — its product is MHRYTMLTENRKRRRSCDGEEESQVLPQAKRSGGYSFLPEVGRDVWDSESSSSDSSGISSPEQMTAANSSIQSSDQRQLHVSQAPCSPLTPTLTEDPAISLSQDNVLYDHINRILREAHFNSLQTRSQQGPT